In Arthrobacter sp. B3I4, the following proteins share a genomic window:
- a CDS encoding CDP-alcohol phosphatidyltransferase family protein — translation MPNIIARGTRRDLTAAAAAYLGVGSWLAFLTSPSAAFGVVAVGAGAAVLGTNCASILRREPPAFTPADRVTLGRAVLVACCAVLTVTSLLSPHPPDGLLLILGAAAFGLDAVDGAVARRTRSTSADGARFDTETDAALTLVLSFAAAAALGAWTLLIGLMYYAFSAAGRFRPALRRTLPVSHGRKAIGALQPLALLFALSPGVPVFPKTTAVLLALALLSYSFGRDLITLERSHPVEEAGISEADALDR, via the coding sequence ATGCCAAATATCATCGCTCGCGGGACAAGGCGGGACCTGACCGCCGCCGCTGCCGCTTATCTCGGTGTGGGCAGTTGGCTGGCGTTTCTGACATCCCCCAGCGCAGCGTTTGGAGTCGTGGCTGTGGGCGCCGGAGCAGCCGTGCTGGGCACCAACTGCGCCTCCATTCTGCGCCGGGAACCTCCGGCGTTCACTCCGGCTGACCGTGTCACCCTGGGACGAGCCGTCCTGGTGGCGTGTTGTGCGGTACTCACGGTCACGAGCCTCCTCAGCCCGCATCCCCCGGACGGGCTGCTCCTGATCCTGGGCGCTGCGGCTTTCGGGCTGGACGCCGTCGACGGTGCTGTGGCGAGGCGAACTCGCTCCACCTCTGCCGATGGTGCACGCTTCGACACCGAAACCGATGCCGCGCTTACGCTTGTGCTGTCCTTTGCCGCCGCTGCAGCCCTTGGAGCCTGGACGCTGCTGATCGGGCTGATGTACTACGCGTTTTCGGCTGCCGGGAGGTTCCGCCCGGCCCTGCGAAGGACGCTTCCGGTCTCCCACGGCCGCAAGGCCATCGGCGCTCTGCAGCCTCTCGCATTACTTTTCGCGCTGTCCCCGGGCGTCCCAGTTTTTCCGAAGACGACGGCGGTCTTGTTGGCCCTCGCGCTGCTGTCGTACTCGTTCGGCCGGGACCTCATCACCCTTGAACGAAGCCACCCAGTCGAGGAGGCGGGCATCAGCGAGGCGGACGCCCTCGATAGGTGA